The DNA sequence TTCCCCCTATTAAGAATTACTTATCCCTCATTTCCAAGAGTCCGAACCCCCTTTGGCTCTTGATGTGAGAAGCAATCAAGTTGTTTTGAAAAGCTTCGGTGGTTCTGCTGAAGTACAGGCCGTACCTGAAATAATGTGCATTAGTGTACCTAGGTTCTTTCTAAAGCATTAAAGCTGGTACGTCGCCAAATCACTTGAGCTGAGTTAGTGCCACTTAAAGACCGCGGCAGAATATAGCGATATATATATGATAGTCTTTATTTGTAAAAAGCCATTTATGGCCCACGAACAAAGCATCAATATACAAAGTACAGAAAACACTGGAAATACAGCGAGTCACattatacaataaataaaatacaacacaaaTCTAGCATTAGTGGGAGAGACAAATTTACATATGAATTAATGTATTTGTTATTAAACATCGCATATCATTTCGTTTATTCGTTAATAAAATATATCTCACTATAGTCAAAAAAGAGAGTATGGCGGTCCGTATTAACAATTTGCGTAATATGAATAACTAAGTGTTGCGAAACTATTGTGTAGCAAAAAATAATAAGCTTTAATTTGAAATTCATAGCTTGTGAATAATTCATGGTCTGAACGTCACATTTGCGTTCAAATAAAACGTATGCTTAAAATAACGCTATTGTCACAAATCATTTGAATAAAACATTAGTTTAATAGTGTATATTGAAAATAAGTGCATCTCGAAAATAACTGTTCCACATGCCGacttatacaaaatgaaaatataggttattattatgtaaaatcaCATGTATCTGTTTTGGgaacaatactgtgaaatcattaattttcgtgggggactaattttcgtggatttcgttgtagagtcaatccacgaaatttaataccaacgaacaaataaaattcccatttattttatgttcaaaagttgaaatccacgaattcatatccccacgaaattgccgttttaaccaaaaccaagaaatttcatgcccacgaaattaaatgattttacagtaactggAAATTTTTATGACGCTTTATTCGTAttgctttagttttttttatatttccgatattatcataataataaatgacataaaatataaatttttatcattCTCATCATTGTCAATGTTTTTATAAGTATCTGAAAAAAGAATTGGAGGTATATTTTCCGTACCCAACCTACAAAATTATACTGATGAAAATCAAAACATGAATGTAATATCATGCTTTATTGTCgataatgtttaaatgtttatttattttagcaGCCCGATTTTTGCCATGTTGATAACCAATATGCAGTTTCAAATATAAGAATTTGCTAAAAACATCATTTCAGATTGCTTATCTCAAGCTCTAATGCCGTATTTGTTTTTGGCAAACACTTTCTTGTAAGAAAAGAATAGGTAGCCTAACTTTGTTTATAAGAGactaaaaaatacataaattacgCTTTTCGATGAAATACTGGAATATCTAtatctgtgaaataaaattgatagaagtCTAGAAAACTATTTAGAGATTCTTATAGTTTTTTTCAACTCAGATAGTGTGACGTCATAATGTAATGATGCACATTCCATTGTGCTGGTAAAAGGTAAATTtggtatttcttttattatttaagcatgcaataaaaagaaaatcggGTTGTTTTTCAtcaagaatgtaaatatttttcactgGTGAACATCACAGTTTACATTTTTATAGTGTATCTGGCGTTCACTCGGTGAACTTTCTCCCTTATTTGATGTTTTAATTTGGTGTAACATTTTTATTCCTAGTaatgtatgtaaaaaaataaataaaatttgatatttttagtttttaaacaataatcaacattttcttttatgcaaaattattttgagGCTCACCTGTGTAAACACTTTTCCGGGACAGCATGGAATGAACTCAGGATGAATATTTACAAATGGTGTTATAATCAAGCAAAACTTTCATTTTCCCTTTGTCTTGTTGTCTTTGGTTTAGTGGTTACATAGACGTTCCACTTAAGGAATCTCCATACaggtttaaaatacaaaaataccaaaaatactgatactaaaatgatttaagaaaggcggtatgaaatatgacagaacagaacagaacagacgttttatttagacttatacatagtacatcgtcatatacatatatataatatacaatgaAACATGTTATCACGTGTAAAAGTGTAAGTAAACATAATTTTGAGGATGAAAATGATACATtcgattttatataaaagtatctAAACTTTGGGAGCCTGTACCGAAACATATAAACAAGTTAACCTTATACATGCATTAAGAATACCAAGTGAAGTCAGTTGCATTAAATATAAACATATCAGATGTCATCTCGGGGAAAATGTCAATATTCTTTCATCTAAACTTTTGTATTAAATCATCCCTTCCTGTAAGTTTTATAACAGTCAAAAAACTGTACAATATAGTATAAAATAAAACTTCTTAAAAAATCTAGTTATCATAAAACAGAAATAGCAGTTATCTACAATACATGTGCATCATTTTTACAGACCAAAAGGTATATATTTCCCTCTACAATTCAAAACAGAGTTCATTTTGAACTAATTGAATTCCTTtataagaaaaacacatttctaGCTGGCTGATTTTGCATATATCAAGTTAACTTAACCTGTATTTGATAGAAACTTTATTGAGAAATACTGCACTGTTTTGAAATACTGTTTGACGCGTTTTATACgcaattaaaattttatattggaATCAATAACGAAATAATTGCGGTTGTCTGATTTATCAATTTATCAAATGTAACCTGTGGAATGAACTATGCTATCAGACTTCTGGGCGCTTACCTAGCAATTTCTATTTCTTACATATATCAATCAGTCGACCCATGAAAATGTCCGAGATATCCCACAAGCATTGTATTACATCGTATTCATTTGAGAAAAATCGGTAGGCAGTCTATTTAGTTTGTTGCaatcaaattgttttcaaaatggttcttacaAGATGTCATAATTTTAAGACGTAGGCCTACATATGGACGTCTCATTACGTCTGTACATGCTgcaaaatttgtatgtttgagACTGTAGAATGTAATCGAAAATCTAGTACTTACGGAAGAGGAATTTTGTTTGCAAGGCCCGTTTTAAACCTATAATCCTGTCAATACGtactttaatataataatatcaaTTTGCTGCCTTAATGATAATAGAATCAAATCAAGTCGTCAAGTTAACCGTAACACCGGCAACCCAAGATTGAATAGATTTATTCTGTTGAAGACAATGTTCGCGATCAGGGCACGCAGAGTCTTTTTAATTATGTATGTTCAATGAAAGGAACCAAATTTAATATCTCAAAGGTGATTATTTGATGATTACTAGTCAACCGTTGGATGCAGAAATACCATTTTATGCCAATAATAAATAGTTCACTCAATTTTTCACGCTAGAAATACTAAGTGAACTTAAGCTTAAAAGCGTGGGCGATTTTAATATGTATAAGATTGATGAGAAACACAGTTAGTAATTAATTTCCTGTAAACAATatggatgtaaaaaaaaaaaacatcactgaACTAATACGGTCCGCTGCCATAAGAAATTGGTAAAATTACATATTGCACATCATCGATTTTTTTCGTACTGGCCATCCTTTATTTGTATGAAAATCATTGGTCTCCTTCTGACTAGTCTTACTTTGATAGTGACGACTGTAACTGTTTATTTGTCTCTTAATTAAATTGATTATCTTAATTATTGACAAGAAAATTCTTTGTACGTTACAAAatacttttgtttttcaaaacattttcctgTTTTAATATATCAGTCTCCATGGCAGAATACTTAAGGTTGCTGCTGAGGTCGAGCTGTACTCGGGTCATCATGTTCGTCTTGTGAGGATGCTACTCCGCTGGTTCGCGAAATAATGATGGTTCTACCGAAGCGTCTGCCCGTAGTCCCGAGGAGCATACGGGGTATCCCTCTATCATTAAAAATGAGAAGTCACCGTATGACACCAGTTATACCTATGTGACTAAAGAACCCAacataaagtatttcaatagtatGGAGACCTCATCCCACTTTCCTGAAAACAATTTCATACATGAAATTTTGCTCTAAACACATTTAAGCCTACAGAAAAAAACTATTACCCGAGACACTAAAGGTGAGGAAAGGTCATGACCAAGGGCAAAACAGTCTATTGCCTGCACCtctaaaatgaatgaagaaaaatatcagttttaattaaATATAGCAATAAATGTAAGTTAAAGTATTCTGTTACTGCttccagatttttttaaaaaaagataaatatttccagcagaaactgtttcaaagattttatttcaaaagcgAAGGAAGGTCATGATATACAGCAAAATTAGTCTATTGCCCGGGACACTAAAAGCAATGGTTATGACCTACAGTAAAAACGATCCATCTAATGTTTGGGGAAGTAAAGGTGAGGGAAGGTCATGACCTACAGGAAAAACGACCAATCTATTGACCAGAATATTAAAACTGAGGACAAGTTGTAGCATACAGAAAAATAATACATCTGTTGATAAGGGCACCCTAAAACTACAGCATAAAGAATTAATCTATTGTCCATGACATTTAAAGTGAGGAGAAGACATGACTTTCAGCAAAGATAATATATTGCCTGGGAAACTGAAAGTGAGGAAAGTTTATGACCCTGGGTGCTAATAGCGAGAGAAAGACATGACCTAGAGCCAAAACAATCAATCTATTGCCCGGGACACTAATATCTAAATACCATTTTCGAAGCTTTAAATTATAATCAGTTCTTCACATAAAACAGTCGATTTTCTCTGTTTGTCTTCTTTGTTATATAGACTGCTTTTAAATAGcattatgaataaaatatctaTAAGCAGGTCGATACTCCGAAAGTGTTGTCCTGGTAGGTAATTCAATGCAACAATGGTGTTGGCAATTCAAAGAGACAATCAATATAATATGACGTCAAAGATTAATGGTTTGATGTTTTTCTCGGTCgggtaaatatattaaaattgctACTAACATTCATATCAGAATAACAAACAATTGACATATATTAAATAAACGTTTACTAAAACTTTGGATAACAGAAACAAtggtattattttatattttcctgTTCTGTACTTCTATTCTatttcatttatacatgtattttatatgggGAAATATTTAATAAAGAAGCTTTTCATTTAAGTGTGCGAACTGAGCATAAAAGTGAGGTAAGAATAGACAGTATGAAGGGTGTTCGAAAAGTAATGTAGCCGATATTTTAAGTTAGAGGAAGTATAGGGAAACACTTGTAAAGACTAATGTTTTAGTTGTATTCACCATACATATCACGTGCACTGGAATCAAACAATTAGTAGCTAAGCtatgcaagtttcattaaggtactGTCATATCTGCTTGCAATTAAAGATAGTTTTACTGCGTAGACGCTTTATTTTGCTGACGAGATAAATGAAGTTGAACTTCGTAACTTAACATTCAAATGTGGAATTCGGTAATTGTGTTATTATACTAGTGCACGCATATTTTGAGTATCAGTATATCTGGAAAAGAGTAGGccttaaaatacaaataattgttTATCTActgaaatcaatttaaatgtcaattattttatatactttcagacaaaataaaaatcaaagttCATCAGACTACGTCTAACACACTGACATAAGACAATGCATTTACAAAATCAAGACTTCCAACCAGATATGGCTGGCGAGTTGCTGCATCGTCAAAAGAGAGACTTATCATGGGACGATGTGGAGGACTTTTATGCAGACAAAAACAATTTTGCTATGTACTTAGTCTTACCAATAATTGTGATAGTTTATGGAGGATGCGCAGTAATATATTGCATAGCTAGATGCCGAAGATATCTACGTCGTAAGAAAAAGAAGTCCCTTCCACAACAGGAGTTTGCTAATGAACCTATAGAGGAACCAAGAACATCAGTACCTGTGGTTAATCTTCGGCAGGACGGCGGAGCCACAAATCGAGAAGGAGCCTCCTCATCTTCAGAGGTACGCGTGTCTATGGAACGTGACAGCGAAACTCCATTGCCCTGGCAGGTTCCAGGAGCGGGCGCCACAGCAGCTGTAATACATGAAAAGAAAGCACATGATAACAGAGGGTATGAGAGAGATTTCGACGAAAAGTCAAGACCACCACCAAGCTATGATGAAACATACAAACCACCTATACGGCCAATGTCAAAACCACCACCTTATGAAGAAAAGGGAATCAGGCAACGTCGCGGTTCCGTTGAGGAAATAATCACACTTGAGGCACCTGTGATGCAACATGGGGACTTTAACGACAGAAAACGACGAAGGCCGGGATCACGACCGGCATCTCGGCAGTCTGAAAACTCGCAACTTCAA is a window from the Mercenaria mercenaria strain notata chromosome 7, MADL_Memer_1, whole genome shotgun sequence genome containing:
- the LOC128558580 gene encoding uncharacterized protein LOC128558580 codes for the protein MHLQNQDFQPDMAGELLHRQKRDLSWDDVEDFYADKNNFAMYLVLPIIVIVYGGCAVIYCIARCRRYLRRKKKKSLPQQEFANEPIEEPRTSVPVVNLRQDGGATNREGASSSSEVRVSMERDSETPLPWQVPGAGATAAVIHEKKAHDNRGYERDFDEKSRPPPSYDETYKPPIRPMSKPPPYEEKGIRQRRGSVEEIITLEAPVMQHGDFNDRKRRRPGSRPASRQSENSQLQKVDEYDVEREKARQLVRGDRPRREPLPEKVDRQRTPDIISHARTEPLKPQYKPTQHDPKAEATLMARQAAQLLRLDHMGRQAGKKQKRLVFVAE